The segment CCCTGGGCCTGGAGCTGCCGGTGGCCCTGACCGTGGTCGCCAACGGCGAGATGTCGCTGCAGTGGATGGGCCCGGACGAGTATCTGCTGATCGTGCCCGGCGGCCAGGAAGTGGAAGTGGAGAACAAACTGCGTGCCGCCCTCGACGGCCAGCACATCCAGGTGGTCAACGTCAGCGGCGGGCAAACCCTGCTGGAGCTGCGCGGCCCCAATGTGCGCGACGTGCTGATGAAATCCACCAGCTATGATGTTCACCCGAACAACTTCCCGGTGGGCAAGGCCGTCGGCACCGTGTTCGCCAAGTCGCAGCTGGTGATCCGCCGTACCGCCGAAGACACCTGGGAGCTGATGATCCGCCGCAGCTTCTCGGACTACTGGTGGCTATGGCTGCAGGACGCCTCGGCCGAGTACGGCCTGGCCATCGAAGCCTAAGGAGCGCACAGCATGAGTCGGGCACCGGACACCTGGATTCTCACTGCCGACTGCCCGAGCATGCTCGGCACCGTCGATGTGGTGACGCGTCACCTCTACGAACAGCGCTGCTACGTCACCGAGCACCACTCCTTCGATGACCGGCTGTCGGGGCGGTTTTTCATTCGTGTGGAGTTTCGCGCCCCTGACGGCTTCGACGAGGACGGCTTCAGGGCCGGCCTTGCCCAGCGCAGCGAAGCTTTCGGCATGGCCTTCGAGCTCACCGCCCCCAACCACCGCCCCAAGGTGGTGATCATGGTGTCCAAGGCCGACCACTGCCTGAACGACCTGCTGTACCGCCAGCGCATCGGCCAGCTGGGCATGGACGTGGTGGCGGTGGTGTCCAACCACCCCGACCTCGAGCCGCTGGCGCACTGGCACAAGATCCCGTACTACCACTTTGCCCTCGACCCCAACGACAAACCGGCGCAGGAGCGCAAGGTGTTGCAGGTGATCGAGCAGACCGGCGCGGAACTGGTGATTCTTGCCCGCTACATGCAGGTGCTGTCGCCCGAGCTGTGCCGCCAGCTCGATGGCCGGGCGATCAACATCCACCACTCGCTGCTGCCCGGGTTCAAGGGTGCCAAGCCGTACCACCAGGCCTACAACAAGGGCGTGAAGATGGTCGGTGCCACTGCGCACTACATCAACAACGACCTCGACGAAGGCCCGATCATCGCCCAGGGGGTGGAAGTGGTGGACCACAGCCATTACCCCGAGGATTTGATCGCCAAGGGGCGGGATATCGAATGCCTGACCCTGGCGCGGGCGGTGGGGTATCACATTGAACGGCGGGTGTTTTTGAACGCCAATCGCACTGTCGTACTCTGACATTGGGGCTGCTTTGCAGCCCTTTCGCGACACAAGGCCGCTCTACAGGGATCAATGTCCCCTGTAGGAGCGGCCTTGTGTCGCGAAAGGGGCGCGAAGCGGCCCCAGACCTTTGCGCCGCAAACAGGCATCCCTTTGTCGCAACCAGTCACTGCGACATCCCCCATCCGGCCCACAATTCCCCCATTCCAGTAACACATGCCGCCCATGGATGGCGGCAGGTTCAACCACCGCTGCATAAATACAAATCAAGCGAGGTAAGAGCATGTCTGGTAATCGTGGAGTGGTGTATCTCGGCGCAGGCAAGGTCGAGGTGCAGAAGATCGACTACCCCAAGATGCAGGACCCGCGCGGCAAGAAGATCGAGCACGGCGTCATCCTCAAGGTGGTGTCCACCAACATTTGCGGCTCTGACCAGCACATGGTCCGTGGCCGCACCACTGCCCAGGTCGGCCTGGTACTCGGCCATGAAATCACCGGTGAAATCGTCGAACTGGGCCGTGATGTCGAGCGCCTGAAAATCGGCGACCTGGTGTCGGTCCCCTTCAACGTCGCCTGCGGGCGCTGCCGCTCCTGCAAAGAAATGCACACCGGTGTGTGCTTGACCGTCAACCCGGCCCGCGCCGGTGGCGCCTACGGCTACGTCGACATGGGCGACTGGACCGGCGGCCAGGCCGAATACGTGCTGGTGCCGTACGCCGACTTCAACCTGCTGAAGCTGCCCGACCGCGACAAGGCCATGGAGAAAATCCGCGACCTGACCTGCCTGTCGGACATCCTGCCCACCGGTTACCACGGCGCCGTGACTGCCGGCGTTGGCCCGGGCAGCACCGTGTACGTAGCCGGCGCCGGCCCGGTCGGCCTGGCCGCTGCGGCCTCGGCCCGCCTGCTGGGCGCCGCCTGCGTGATTGTCGGCGACCTCAACCCGGCCCGCCTGGCCCACGCCAAGTCCCAGGGCTTCGAGGTGGTGGACCTGTCCAAGGACACCCCGCTGCACGAGCAGATCGTCGATATTCTCGGCGAGCCAGAAGTGGACTGCGCCGTTGACGCCGTTGGCTTCGAAGCCCGCGGCCACGGCCATGAAGGCGCCAAGCACGAGGCCCCGGCCACGGTGCTGAACTCGCTGATGCAGGTAACCCGCGTAGCCGGCAACATCGGCATCCCGGGCCTGTACGTGACCGAAGACCCGGGTGCGGTGGACGCCGCCGCCAAGATCGGCGCGCTGAGCATCCGCTTTGGCCTGGGCTGGGCCAAGTCGCACAGCTTCCACACCGGGCAAACCCCGACCATGAAGTACAACCGCCAGCTGATGCAGGCGATCATGTGGGACCGCATCAACATCGCCGAAGTGGTGGGCGTGCAGGTGATCAACCTCGACCAGGCGCCGGAAGGCTATGGCGAGTTCGATGCCGGGGTGCCGAAGAAGTTTGTGATTGACCCGCACAAGATGTGGGGCGCGGCGTGACGGATGTGAAGTGAACAGAGCCCCTCGAAATGAGGGGCTTTTTCATGGCTGTTTGGAGCCGAGCCGGGCGCCCGAGACGCCGCCAAAAGTGATCAGCTTATTTCCGAGACAGGGCGCTAGCAATCGGCTCAATATTCACGCACTTCTTGGATCATCTACGGATGGCATTCATTCTTGCGCCTGCTTGTTCCCAGAGATATTTTCCAAAGCGAATTTCACGTTCTGTTTTATATTCCAGTGATTTTACTGTATTGCGCAGTATCTCAGGTGCAGTGCCTGACTTATAACTAGACAGGGATCGGCGATAATAGGTCAGTGCATTTTGGTTACTTCTGAATTCTGCCAGTTGGGACTCTTGAATATGAATAAGGTCTGCGCGGTTACCTTTCGAACGCCATACATGCAAGACACGATCAGACTGCTTTTCGCCAGCGCGATCCAATACCTGTATTTCTCGCGGACGCTGCATGCCCGAGGTTGCAGGACGCGGTGCAGCATGCGATGCCTGTAACGGGAGCTCGCCTTTCACGACGCTCTCAAGGGATGTTGTCCGTTTTAGCGACGTGGGTTTCAACCAGCGACCCGCTGCGACAGTCGTGTGCCCTTTGATCTTCATGATCTGCCCATTGGGCAGGAAAACCCGCACGTGGCCGCTTGGATCCGAGTGGTTCACTGGGTCCCCCTCGCAATAGCAGTAGGCATTGATTCCGCCCTGTGCAAAAGGGCTCCAGCTGTCTGGCGAGTGAAAGCGGCCCAGGCGAGGGGAGTAGGCGCGGTATCCGTTACCCAACAAATAGCAGCCCGTCGCGGTTTGAAACCATTCACCGGTGAAGTTCAGAAGTGACAAGCCGAGGTGTGCCCCTGGGTCATATCCGTACGCCGTGAACCTGTGGTCCTCTTGCTCTTCTACACTTTGCTCGGATAGCACCGAGCCTTTGTCGTCGGTTGCAAGCAAGACGGTCGTTCTGCGAGTTGGCTGTTCAGCCAAGGGGATGTTTGCGCTGCGGAGTATGGCACGTTGTTGATTACCCTGGTTGACGGTGACCAGCTTGCCATTTTGGTAAAAGAATTGGGTGTTGGTTGTCTGCTTTTTCATCACACGCTCCCATTGGCTTTAAGAGGGATGGTTACTGCCACGCAATAGTTGGGTACGTGAAAGCCGCTGGCCACTGGCAAAAATGATAGGCCCGTGAAGCAGGTACACCGCTAGCCGTGGCGAAGTGGTGGGCGTGCAGGTGATCAACCTGGACCAGGCGCCAGAAGGCTATGGCGAGTTCGATGCCGGCGTGCCGAAGAAGTTTGTGATCGACCCGCACAAGATGTGGGGCGCGGCGTGACGGCTGTGAAGTGAAAAGAGCCCCTCGAAGCGAGGGGCTTTTTCATGGCTGCTTGAAGCTGTGCCGGGCCCCCTGTAGGAGCCGGCCGGCGATGAGGCCCGCCCAGGAAACTACTGGCCCGGCGGGTTACCCGTGTTATCCCCAGCCTGCGGTGCCGTACCTAACCCTTGTTGTCGGCTGTCAGCAGGCCTTCTCGCTCGTTCAATGGATGTGTAGCCAGCGAGTTATCGGCACTCCTGAAGAGGGAGTGAAGTGGTGCTGTTTATTAGAACTCCTGACTATCTCTCACACGGTAGCTGAGTGCTGCTACAGGCTCTAGAGATTCATAACTTGGTGGCGGGACCTCTGCGGTGGCATCCTTGTATGTAGGGGGGGGGTCGATTCTGTTATTTTGAATTCTGGTGAATTCATGCCTGGCTGAGGTGAGTTTCTCTTCGTTCCTCGAAATACGTTCATTCAGTGCCCTTTCCTTTGCCTGCCAAATGCTTCTTTTATCTAGGTTTCGCTTGACGCTGTCCCTGGCTTCGAGGTGATTTTGCCACGGCGTATTTCCATATTGATCTGGGCTGTTATTTGAAAGGGCTTCCGTTTTATAAAAATCCCTGTCAATTTTATATCTGTCTATCTTGTTGTTGTAGTGTTCTATTTTGTTGAGGTTTTTTTGTTGTGCGCGGTTTAGTTTTGAAAGTTTTGCGGTGTAGTGTTTTATTTTGTAATTAGGATTTCTGTTCAGCCAGGCGTGGCCTGAGGGATCGATTCTATTGACTGGGTCGCCACAGCAGTAGGCATAGGCATTCAAGCCACCTTTACCGAAAGGACTGAGGCTGTCAGCTGAGTGAAAACGCATCAGCTCAGGGTTGAATAGTCGGTAACCATTACCGAGCAAGTAGGCCGCTGCTAGCGCCTCCACGTGCTCGCCATTGAAACCGCAGTGGGTACGTTGGGAGGGCAAGGACGGATCATGCCCATAAGCTGAGTAACTATGGGCTTCCTCTTCATCGGCATCCCCTGACACTCTCAGTACAGAGCCATTCTGGTCGACCTCCAGCAGCCCTGTTTCCTGGCGCTCGCCGGTGGAGAGTGCGGCCAGCGGTATGTCGGTGCTGCGCAAGATAGTCCGGTGCAGCCTGCCTTGGTTGACGGTAACGAGCTTACCGCCCTGGTAGAAGAATTGGGTGGTGGTGGCTTGGCGCTTCATGTCGACCTCCTGTTTGCAGTCGGTGCTGCTCAATGGTGCTTCAACAGGATGCTGATCAGTATTGAGGGCCGAGGCTACTGGCAAAAATGCTAGGTATGCAGAAATGACCTACGCATTCCTAGCCTGCTTCCTACAGTTGCTTGAGGGGGAATGGAATTATCCTACGCAGTCTGTCGAAGCACGTCTGATTGTCCGGGGAAACACTGGCCACTAGGCTCTGCCGGTCGCTGAGGGTTCAGCGACCGGGTGTGGAAACCTGACAATCACGATATCCCGCTGTCATGGCGGTTGTACGCGGGAGGCCGCAAGGCCTACCGGGTTACTCGTGACCGGTTTCCACCCCGTGTACAACTGCCACCCTCTTGTGTGGAAACGGACGGTAGCAGTTCAACCTCTACGAGTGACTGCCATGAAAAAAATCGTCCCCGACCCACCCCATCAATTCGCCCTTCCCCCTGAAATCTCCCTCGCCCGTGCCCTCCAGGACGGCGTGGTGCCCATGGAGTACGTGCTGATGAATGTCTCCCACTACCTGATGTTCGCCTTCAGCGACAGCCACCGCGCGCTGGACCGTATCGAAGACGAGGAGACCCGCCAGTTGCTGATGCACGGCCTGCGGGCCATGCAGATCGCCTGGGGGCAGGCGGATGCCTTGGCCAGTGCGGTGGAGAACCGTAAGGTGCATTAGCCAGCGGTTATGTGGGAGATGCTTATCCTGCGATGGGGTTAGCAGGTTCAGTGATGTTGTTTACGCTGCCCCATCACAGGCAAGTCGGTGTGACTAGTACTTGCGATCCCGCCATTTGCGATCTCGCCATAAAAATACTTTGCCGTCTCGGTGCACGGTTAGAGGCCTGGGGACTTGGGTCGCGATTTGGAATTCCTCGGACCTGCGAACCCCGGCATTTATCACGGAGAGATGCCGCTTATTAGAGCCAACGCCGACATGCGGAAATTGCGAGTAGTCGATTAATTGTCTATCAGCGGCTGTTGATGATCGGTCAACCCACTTTTGGATTTCACCATGTGCTTGCCCACTAGGCTCCCGGTTTGAATTGCCTGTCGTGAAACGGCTGCCTCCTGCGGCGCTATGGGGGGGCGAGCGAGAAGGTAATGACGGTGGATGATCAGAAACGCTCGTGTAGGACTCGAGACTCGCGTAGTCGCTGGAGATACTGCTATCGCGTCTGCTTGACCCGACAGAGCTGTACGGGTTTTCAGCCTCGGCAACCACTGCACTCACCTTTCGCTTTGTTGCTTCAATCAACACTGGGGTTGCTGGACGAGGTGTGCGCAAGTGAAGCCGATTGGCAATACCTTTGAACAGGCTGAGCAATGCACTGGAATGGCCTGAGGGATCGATTCGGTTGATGGGGTCACTTAAACAATATGCATAGGCATTAAGCCCGCCTGTACCGAAAGGACTCCAACTGTCAGGGCTACTGAATCGTAACAGGGAAGGGCTAAAAGCCCTGAGGCCTGCCCCTAATAGATAACTGGGGAGTGGTAGATGCATACACTCAGCATTGAAACCTAGCACTGTGTGGGGGGAGGGCAGCGCAGGGTTATGGCCATAGGCTGAATAGGCATGGGATTCACGAGCGCCCCCTTCTCCCTGCACGTGTATGACTGAGCCCTTGCTATCTGTTGCCAACAAGCCACCGCCAGGTGTAACTGTGCGGCGTTCAGCCAGGGGCATATGCTCAACGCGCATTATAGTGTGGTGCTCTGTGCCTTGTATCTCCGTGATCAGTTCAGAATTTTTATAGAACAGGACGGTTTTCGTGTCACTTGTCACATCTTAATCCTCATCACCAGCGCTAGAGGAAAGGTTTTTCAGAATGTTGAGATAATTATTGGCCGGTGACTACTGGCAAAAATGCTAGGTACGCAGAAATGGCCTACGCGCTCCTAGCCTGCGTCCTACATTTTCTTGGGGGTGGGTGGAATTATCCTACGCAGTCTGTCGAAGCACGTCTGATTGTCCGGGGAAACACTGGCCACTAGGCTCTGCCGGTCGCTGAGGGTTCAGCGATCGGGGTGTGGAAACCTCTGTGGCATATGGTTGTTGTCGATATGACAGTTGTGCGCGGGAGGCCTTCGGGCCTACCGGGTTCGCCATATGCCTGGTTTTCCACCCCGCGTACAGCTGTCACCCCAATGTGTGGAAACGGACGGGTGGCCCATGACCGATATGGTGATCACATGAAAAAAATCGTCCCCGACCCACCCCATCAATTCGCCCTTCCCCCTGAAATATCCCTCGCCCGTGCCCTCCAGGACGGCGTGGTGCCCATGGAGTACGTGCTGATGAATGTCTCCCACTACCTGATGTTCGCCTTCAGCGACAGCCACCGCGCGCTGGACCGCATCGAGGACGAGGAGACCCGCCAGTTGCTGATGCACGGCCTGCGGGCCATGCAGATTGCCTGGGGGCAGGCGGATGCCTTGGCCAGTGCGGTGGAGAACCGGACTGTGCATTGATTGCTGCGGCGCATGATCTGAAAGCCGGCGCGATCCCTGTGGGAAGCGGCCTTGTGTCGCGATGGGCTGCGCAGCAGCCCCCGGCGATTCTGTATGAGGTCGAGATTCTGGGGCTGCTCTGCAGCCCAATCGCGACACAAGGCCGCTTCCCACAGGGATCGCGCCGGCTTTGGATTCTTAACAAGGCAGTTGCTCCCACAAGGTTCGCGCCTACGTCGAGCACTAGCAAAACCAGCTCACTTCACAGGGCCGTATGCGCCGACCACCGGCCCGGAACAAAGGTTCGAGCCCCCAGTCGAATGCCTCGTTTCCCGGCCATCCCGGCCGATGAGGTCCCTCCCGATGAAAGCACTCACCCTGGCAACCCTGATGACCCTGGCCGCAAGCCCGGTGTTCGCCTTCAACCTAAGCGATGTTGCCAATGCGGTTTCTGCCACGCAAAACCAGCAGCACAGCATCCCGGTGCAGGCCCCCGAGGGCCAGGCCAACTTGCTCAACACGCTGGGCAGCGAACTGAAGATCACCCCCGAACAGGCCATCGGCGGCGCCGGGGCGATGCTGGGGCTGGCGCGCAACCACCTCAGCGGTGATGACTATGGCCAGCTGACCAAGGCGGTGCCGGGGCTGGACCTGTTGTCTGGCGCCAATGCGCTGGGTGGCTTGAGCGGGTTGGGGCAGTTGCTGGGCGGGGACAAGGCAGCGTCGCCACTGGGTAATGCGCTGGGCGGCGAGGTGGAGAACCGCAACGACTTGGACAATGCGTTCAAGGCACTGGGTATGGATACCGGTATGATCGGGCAGTTTGCGCCGTTGATTCTGCAGTACCTGGGGCAGCAGGGGATTGCTGGGTCGTTGTTGCAGAACTTGGGGAGTCTGTGGACCACGCCGGCGCCGCAGGCCCAGCCTTCGGTCTGACGTCAGAACGCCAGATAAAGGCGGGAGGTTAATCCTGCTCGCATAGGGTTTTTACCTTCCTTAAAAGTTCCAGCGGAGTTGTTCATCGCCGAGCTGTTGGCGGATTTCTTCTACTCTTTGCGCAATACGTACGATGTCCCTGCTGTAGTCCTGATAAAGCGCTGATCCCGGCTGCAGATGCCCGATGTTCCGTTCATAAGTTTGAATGTGTTGGGAGGCTTCTGCCAATTCACTATGAAGGCGTTGTGCATGATCCAGGTCTATGGCCTGTCGCGCCTGTCTCGGCTGCTGCAAATTCATGCGGGGTAACACTGGGTTCAGGTTCTGGTTGGCTGCAAGCGGGACATTGCCTTCACCACGCGGCGCAAAGTAACGATCACCGCCGTTGTAAGCCAACGGGTTCCTGGGCCGGTTCGGCGGAACTGCCTGTACCCAGTTTTGTACCCGCGGGTTTATCACTACAACTTCGGGCTCGATATGAGGGATATGTTCGGGAGCAAGGCGAAGTCGGCGCAGAGGCGGAAGGCCCGCATGCCCGCTAGGGTCTGACCGGTTCACTGGATCGCTTGTGCAATAAATGTAGGAATTGAGCCCACCTTTACCAAAAGGGCTCCAGCTGTCAGGTGCCATGAATCGCATGAGTATCGGACTGTAGGGCCTGTATCCGTTACCCAGCAGATAGGTTCTTGAGTATCTGTCCAAGCATTCACCATTGAAGCCCAGTGCTGGGGGGGATGCTGCGTCGTGCTGCCTGAAGCCGAAGGGGCAGTAAGCGTAATTTGAAAAGGCCATGACACCGTTCACCCAAGGTAGGTTGAGGTGTCAGTATTTCCCCAAGGGCCGCTGCTGCGTACTGACAAAATTGACAGTTGCAAATTGTTCAGCTCTGGCAGGCGGCACACAGTAGGTTGACGGCGACGCGCTTGGACGGCTGGGTTGGCGATCCGTGGGGGCAGCGTCGCACACAGACGCAATGCTCAAACCGCTTCAGTGAACTCCACCAAGCGCACCGGCCGGCGGAAGCCCGCGGTCAGTACCGCCAGGTAAGCCAACCCCAAGGCAAACCAGCAAAGCCCGATCACCAGCGTCAGCGCCGACAGGCTGGTCCACAGCCACAAGGTCAGCCCCAACCCCACCAGCGGCACCACGCCATAGCGCAGCAGCCCCTTGAGGTTGCGCTGCGCCCCGTCAGCCAGCAGATGGGTCTTGACCACCGCCAGGTTCACCGCCGAAAACGCCACCAGCGCGCCAAAGCTGATCAGCGAGGCGAGGGTGGCCAGGTCGATCACCAGTGCCAGCAGCGAGAACGCCGACACCAGCAGGGTGGCGAACACTGGCGTGCCGAAGCGCGGCGACAGGTAGCCGAAGCTGCGCTGCGGCAATACGCGGTCGCGGCCCATGGTGAACAGGATGCGCGACACCGCCGCCTGGGAGGCCAGGGCCGAGCCCAGGCTGCCGGCAACGAACGCGGCGGTGAAGAAGTTGGCGAGGAACTGGCCGCCGGCCTTGAGCATCACCTCGTTGGCAGCGGCATCGGCGTTGGCGAAGTGGCTGCCCGGCAGCACCAGCTGGCTGACGTAGGCCAGCACGGTGAACAGCACGCCGGCGAACAGCGTGGTGAGGATGATCGCCCGCGGCACGTCGCGGCGGGCGTCCTTGCACTCTTCGGCCAGGGTCGATACTGCATCGAAGCCCAGAAACGACAGGCACAGCACTGCGGCACCGGCCATCAGCGCGCCGAAGCCGGGCTGGCTGCCGTCACCGCGCAGCGGCGCGAGCGCATCCACCGGCTGCCCGGCCAGGCTCTGCCAAGACAGCGCAACGAACACCCCGATGAAGACGATCTGCGCGCCGACGATCAGGTTGCTGGTTTTGGCCACCGAGTGAATGCCCACCACGTTGAGCACGGTCACCAGGGCGATGGAGGCGAGCACGATGCTCCAGGCCGGGATGGCCGGGAAGGCGATGTTGAGAAACAGCCCGATCAGCAGGTAGTTGATCATCGGCAGGAACAGGTAGTCGAGCAGCAGCGACCAGCCGGCCAGAAAGCCCACGCCGGGGCCGAACGCCAGGTGGGTGTAGGAGTAGGCCGAGCCTGCCACCGGGAAGCGCTTGACCATGAAGCTGTAGGAAGCGGCGGTGAACAGCATGGCCAGCAGGGTGACCAGGTAGGCGCTGGCGGTACGCCCGCCGGTGAGCTCGGTGACGATGCCGTAGGTGGTGAAGATGGTCAGCGGGACCATGTATACCAGGCCGAAGAACACCAGGGCGGGCAGGCCGAGGACACGGCGCAGTTGGGGGGCGGAGCAAGGTTGGGTTGCCATCGATCAATCCTGGCTTTTTTGTAGTTGTGTTTGATCGATTTTTATCTAGTAAGGCTGCTGGTGACAAACAAAGAGTTGCTTATGTCCATTATAAATGTGGATTTTAATCGGGTATTTATGTTGGTTTTGCTGGCCCTATCGCCGGCAAGCCGGCTCCTACAGGGGCCTGTGCAGGAGCCGGCTTGCCGGCGATGGGGCCGGAACAGGCTTACCCCATCTCGGCCCGCAACTCATCGATACGCTGGTCCTTCTCGACCCACAGCTGGTTCACCCAGGCCTGCACGGTCTGGCGGAACGCCGGGTCGTTCTCGTAGTCGCCGGCACTCAGCGCCGGGTCCAGCTCACGCACGCGGATGTCGATGATCACGCGGCTGATGCTGCCGTCGAGCAGCGCCCAGAAGCCTGGCGCCTGCTTGCCGGGGTAGACGATGGTGACGTCCAGCAGCGCGTCCAGCTGCTCGCCGAGTGCTGCCAGCACGAAGGCCACGCCGCCGGCCTTGGGCTTGAGCAGGTTGCGGTACGGCGATTGTTGCTGGGCACGCTTGGCTTCGGTGAAGCGGGTACCCTCGAGGTAGTTGACCACGGTTACCGGCTGGCGCTTGAACAGCTCGCAGGCGGCTTTGGTGATTTCCAGGTCCTTGCCTTTGAGCTCGGGGTGCTTCTCGAGAAACGCCTTGCTGTAGCGCTTCATGAACGGGTAGTCCAGACCCCACCAGGCCAGGCCCAGCAGCGGCACCCAGATCAGCTCTTTTTTGAGAAAGAACTTGAAGAACGGCACCCGGCGGTTGAGGCTTTCGATCAGCGCGGGGATGTCGACCCAGGTCTGGTGGTTGCTGACGCACAGGTACGAGGTGTGCTTGCCCAGGTTCTCCACGCCGCGAATGTCCCAGCGGGTGGGGATGCACAGGGCGAAGATGGCCTTGTCGACTTCCGACCAGGCTTCGGCGATCCACATCACTGCGGCCGAGGCGTAGTCGCGCCAGCGCCCGGGCAGCACCAGCTTGAGCAGGGCGAACACCAGCAGCGGGCCGATCATCACCAGGGTGTTGAGCAGCAGCAGGGTCAGGGTAAGGATGCCGGTCAGCAGGCGACGCATAGGGAAACTCTTGTTGTGTGGATTTTACGGTTGGCAATGATAAGCAGGGCCGTGGCCTACGCCAAACGCGGAATGCCCGGCGGGTGGGACAAATGTTTCACATTGTGTTGTTTAACCTGTGACAACGAACCTATGCTGCCTGCGCAGTCTAAGCACTGACTCTTCTCAAGGAAGCCTGCCCTGTGAAACCCCTGCTTGCCCTGTTGTCCCTTCTGGCGCTGCC is part of the Pseudomonas fakonensis genome and harbors:
- a CDS encoding RHS repeat-associated core domain-containing protein yields the protein MKRQATTTQFFYQGGKLVTVNQGRLHRTILRSTDIPLAALSTGERQETGLLEVDQNGSVLRVSGDADEEEAHSYSAYGHDPSLPSQRTHCGFNGEHVEALAAAYLLGNGYRLFNPELMRFHSADSLSPFGKGGLNAYAYCCGDPVNRIDPSGHAWLNRNPNYKIKHYTAKLSKLNRAQQKNLNKIEHYNNKIDRYKIDRDFYKTEALSNNSPDQYGNTPWQNHLEARDSVKRNLDKRSIWQAKERALNERISRNEEKLTSARHEFTRIQNNRIDPPPTYKDATAEVPPPSYESLEPVAALSYRVRDSQEF
- a CDS encoding acyltransferase, whose product is MRRLLTGILTLTLLLLNTLVMIGPLLVFALLKLVLPGRWRDYASAAVMWIAEAWSEVDKAIFALCIPTRWDIRGVENLGKHTSYLCVSNHQTWVDIPALIESLNRRVPFFKFFLKKELIWVPLLGLAWWGLDYPFMKRYSKAFLEKHPELKGKDLEITKAACELFKRQPVTVVNYLEGTRFTEAKRAQQQSPYRNLLKPKAGGVAFVLAALGEQLDALLDVTIVYPGKQAPGFWALLDGSISRVIIDIRVRELDPALSAGDYENDPAFRQTVQAWVNQLWVEKDQRIDELRAEMG
- a CDS encoding DUF2780 domain-containing protein; this encodes MKALTLATLMTLAASPVFAFNLSDVANAVSATQNQQHSIPVQAPEGQANLLNTLGSELKITPEQAIGGAGAMLGLARNHLSGDDYGQLTKAVPGLDLLSGANALGGLSGLGQLLGGDKAASPLGNALGGEVENRNDLDNAFKALGMDTGMIGQFAPLILQYLGQQGIAGSLLQNLGSLWTTPAPQAQPSV
- a CDS encoding APC family permease, with protein sequence MATQPCSAPQLRRVLGLPALVFFGLVYMVPLTIFTTYGIVTELTGGRTASAYLVTLLAMLFTAASYSFMVKRFPVAGSAYSYTHLAFGPGVGFLAGWSLLLDYLFLPMINYLLIGLFLNIAFPAIPAWSIVLASIALVTVLNVVGIHSVAKTSNLIVGAQIVFIGVFVALSWQSLAGQPVDALAPLRGDGSQPGFGALMAGAAVLCLSFLGFDAVSTLAEECKDARRDVPRAIILTTLFAGVLFTVLAYVSQLVLPGSHFANADAAANEVMLKAGGQFLANFFTAAFVAGSLGSALASQAAVSRILFTMGRDRVLPQRSFGYLSPRFGTPVFATLLVSAFSLLALVIDLATLASLISFGALVAFSAVNLAVVKTHLLADGAQRNLKGLLRYGVVPLVGLGLTLWLWTSLSALTLVIGLCWFALGLAYLAVLTAGFRRPVRLVEFTEAV
- a CDS encoding sarcosine oxidase subunit gamma gives rise to the protein MSAINVFQQNPGADAKAQSPLHHADLGSLVGKGRKNAGVTLREKKFLGHLTIRGNGHDAAFAGAVHKALGLELPVALTVVANGEMSLQWMGPDEYLLIVPGGQEVEVENKLRAALDGQHIQVVNVSGGQTLLELRGPNVRDVLMKSTSYDVHPNNFPVGKAVGTVFAKSQLVIRRTAEDTWELMIRRSFSDYWWLWLQDASAEYGLAIEA
- a CDS encoding RHS repeat-associated core domain-containing protein yields the protein MRVEHMPLAERRTVTPGGGLLATDSKGSVIHVQGEGGARESHAYSAYGHNPALPSPHTVLGFNAECMHLPLPSYLLGAGLRAFSPSLLRFSSPDSWSPFGTGGLNAYAYCLSDPINRIDPSGHSSALLSLFKGIANRLHLRTPRPATPVLIEATKRKVSAVVAEAENPYSSVGSSRRDSSISSDYASLESYTSVSDHPPSLPSRSPPHSAAGGSRFTTGNSNREPSGQAHGEIQKWVDRSSTAADRQLIDYSQFPHVGVGSNKRHLSVINAGVRRSEEFQIATQVPRPLTVHRDGKVFLWRDRKWRDRKY
- a CDS encoding RHS repeat-associated core domain-containing protein, giving the protein MKKQTTNTQFFYQNGKLVTVNQGNQQRAILRSANIPLAEQPTRRTTVLLATDDKGSVLSEQSVEEQEDHRFTAYGYDPGAHLGLSLLNFTGEWFQTATGCYLLGNGYRAYSPRLGRFHSPDSWSPFAQGGINAYCYCEGDPVNHSDPSGHVRVFLPNGQIMKIKGHTTVAAGRWLKPTSLKRTTSLESVVKGELPLQASHAAPRPATSGMQRPREIQVLDRAGEKQSDRVLHVWRSKGNRADLIHIQESQLAEFRSNQNALTYYRRSLSSYKSGTAPEILRNTVKSLEYKTEREIRFGKYLWEQAGARMNAIRR
- the fdhA gene encoding formaldehyde dehydrogenase, glutathione-independent, with product MSGNRGVVYLGAGKVEVQKIDYPKMQDPRGKKIEHGVILKVVSTNICGSDQHMVRGRTTAQVGLVLGHEITGEIVELGRDVERLKIGDLVSVPFNVACGRCRSCKEMHTGVCLTVNPARAGGAYGYVDMGDWTGGQAEYVLVPYADFNLLKLPDRDKAMEKIRDLTCLSDILPTGYHGAVTAGVGPGSTVYVAGAGPVGLAAAASARLLGAACVIVGDLNPARLAHAKSQGFEVVDLSKDTPLHEQIVDILGEPEVDCAVDAVGFEARGHGHEGAKHEAPATVLNSLMQVTRVAGNIGIPGLYVTEDPGAVDAAAKIGALSIRFGLGWAKSHSFHTGQTPTMKYNRQLMQAIMWDRINIAEVVGVQVINLDQAPEGYGEFDAGVPKKFVIDPHKMWGAA
- the purU gene encoding formyltetrahydrofolate deformylase, yielding MSRAPDTWILTADCPSMLGTVDVVTRHLYEQRCYVTEHHSFDDRLSGRFFIRVEFRAPDGFDEDGFRAGLAQRSEAFGMAFELTAPNHRPKVVIMVSKADHCLNDLLYRQRIGQLGMDVVAVVSNHPDLEPLAHWHKIPYYHFALDPNDKPAQERKVLQVIEQTGAELVILARYMQVLSPELCRQLDGRAINIHHSLLPGFKGAKPYHQAYNKGVKMVGATAHYINNDLDEGPIIAQGVEVVDHSHYPEDLIAKGRDIECLTLARAVGYHIERRVFLNANRTVVL